The Deltaproteobacteria bacterium region CACCGAGATGCAGGCGCGGGCGATCTTCGAGGCGGCGGCCGAGGTGCGTCAGGAAGGCGTCGCGGTCGCGCCGGAGATCATGATCCCGCTGGTCGGGCACGTGAAGGAGCTGGCCCTCCAGGCCGAGGTCGTGCGCCGCGTCGCGGAGGAGGTGATGCGGGAGAAGGGCACGCGATTCCGCTACTTGGTCGGGACCATGATCGAGATCCCGCGCGGCGCGCTCACCGCCGACGAGATCGCGAGCGTGGCCGAATTCTTCTCCTTCGGCACCAACGACCTGACCCAGACGACGCTGGGCGTGTCGCGCGACGACGCCGGCCGCTTCCTCGTCCCCTACGTCGACCGGTTCGAGATCTACGACAAGGACCCGTTCGAGACGATCGATCGCGCCGGCGTGGGCGCGCTCATGCACATCGCGAGCGAGAAGGGGCGCGCGCGGCGGCCGAAGCTCAAGCTCGGCATCTGCGGCGAGCACGGCGGCGATCCGGCGACCGTCCGCTTCTGCCACGAGATCGGCCTCGACTACGTCTCCTGCTCGCCTTTCCGCGTGCCCATCGCCCGGCTCGCGGCGGCGCGGGCAGCGCTCGGTGCTTGAAAGCACCCGCGGTCTGCGGGCAGGCTAAAGCTCGCCCCGACTCCGACCGATGATGAGTCGGGCCAGGTGCCCCGAGGGGCCCCTGCGTTCCGGGAGGGCGTGCGTGGCGACGTGGAATCAGGCGCGATTGTTCGGGGTGCTCGGCGACCCCGTAGACCACTCGCTGTCGCCGGCGATGCACAACGCCGCCTTCGCCGCCGCCGGCCTGCCCCACGTCTACCTCCGCTACCGGGTGCCGGCCACCCGGCTGCCGGCCGCCGTGCGGGAGGCCAAGGCGCTCCGCATGGGCGGGCTGAACCTGACCGTCCCGCTCAAGGAGGCCGTCCTCCCCCTTCTCGACGCCGTCACGCGCGAGGCGGAGCGCATCGGCGCGGTGAACACCGTGCTCTTCGCCCCGGGCGGGCGGACCGTCGGCGACAACACCGATGGACGCGGCTTCCTCGCCGCGCTCCGCGGACGGGTGCGGCTCCGCGGCGCGCGCGCCCTCGTCATCGGCGCGGGGGGCTCCGCGCGCGCCGTGGGCACGGCGCT contains the following coding sequences:
- the aroE gene encoding shikimate dehydrogenase, whose protein sequence is MSRARCPEGPLRSGRACVATWNQARLFGVLGDPVDHSLSPAMHNAAFAAAGLPHVYLRYRVPATRLPAAVREAKALRMGGLNLTVPLKEAVLPLLDAVTREAERIGAVNTVLFAPGGRTVGDNTDGRGFLAALRGRVRLRGARALVIGAGGSARAVGTALCRAGAARVTIANRTPARGERLAERLGRLGAGVAAAVPLAALERGQALEDATLVVNATPLGLAGGAPRVRYAATRPGCLFVDLVYAPRPTAFLAGAARAGRRTLGGAHVLLHQGALAFEAWTGYRAPRTVMARALRAAGLTLTLRARTARVAARRPPMR